ttCTTCTTGAGTATGTGAATCTATAATGAAAATCACCACATCAAGGTAGATGCATCGATCTAGATGAAAGCATACCATCCTTATGCGACACAAGTTGCCTGCTAGTGCGAACCAAAAATCTCCCTTTTCTCCAAAACTCATTACCCGAGCATTGAATGAGGGAATTGACTCTATGATGAAGGTCATCTTCGAGCTGCAAATCAACAGTACAGCAAAGCTGTctaaggaaaagagaaagacaaCAAAGTAAACGATAGAAAAGGCGCAATAAAGAAACCACATTTATACCTCGTCCCATGCAACAGATGGCATTGATACATATACTGATAGGACGACACAACCAGGTCGAATATAGCTCTCCATTTCTGAAGGGCTACTAGAGAGCCAATTCAATATCTGacataaaaagtaaaacatacatTATAGCAAATGCCAACCTGAACAACTTGGAATTGGAAGTATGATTCTCTATCTGAGATTTGACTGCATAAAATAATGATCCACTTCTTTCCTACCTCACCACGTAGGGTCCCAGGTAGAGCACCAGGATCCTTGTCAAAGAGCTTGAAAATAATTCGATCAGTCCGatccttcaaaaaaaaaagaagagcttCTGAGTTTCTAAATACAATAGCTTCCATACAATCATTAGTCCAGAAATAACTAACTAGAATAATAGTTACCTGAGCATCAGAGTTTGAACTAGAAGGTGAATGGTCCGAACCAGAAGAGGAAGTACAACTCGGGTGATATAGATGGCTATGAACTGCACCATTTTCAACTCTCCTTTCGGGGTCTTTAAAAAGTTCTAGAGGTGCTGTGCACCCATAACTTGTGCTTGCTTCCAGTGCCATGCTGTCATCTCTTGAACCTACCATCCTCTTGTTTTTCATACCTTCTGCTGCTGGATGCAAGGGAAAAAGCTTCTGCGCTACCGGAGGAGACGATGACGGAGATCTCTCTTCCATTGGATTACTGCTCTCAGAAGACAAATATTTTCTTGAAGATGCAAATTTCGGGGGGCTGTCATCCTCAACAGAGTTGAATAGTTGGAATGTCAAGTTTGACCGTGCTTCTTGAGCTGGAGGTTTACATACCTCCAAAGTGGATTTAGCAGCAGAGCTGCTCATCCCCTGCCCAGCAGGAGGTAACATTTGCAACAAATTGTTCTGAGAGACAACATCAGATGAGGAATCTGCACATCTTATCTTAGCCTTATTATCATTGCTCCCTTGAGATAGAGAGGCAAGGGCATGAGGGGCAGAACCTGCTAGTGCTGCAGAGAGAACTGCAAGCAAATCCATCGTTGATGAAGCAGATGGGTTCCCCTCAATTCTTGGAGGCGGCTCAGAAGGAACCTGTGGTGAAGCTTGTGCAACATTCAGATCAAACCTTTCTGGTACAGGCAATTTTGCCGCAGAGTTTGGATGAGGCAATgcatttaattttgaaataatttggaCAAGCTGATTCTTATCAGGCAGCGGAGAAACATTAGCAAGCTTAGCGGCATTGGTACCTAAAATCGCAAAATGGAAAAGAATAAACCCCAATATAACTCATAGCACACGAGATGGGCTCAATTGTTTTAGCCATACAGCAGACCTTGCAACCGTGTCAAAATGGACAGCAGATTGACAAGATCCACACCAGGTTTAGTCCCATTCTCTTGGCTTCCAGGAAGCAACAAACGTGAAGATGCATCCTCTGGTTGGGTCTTCCTCCTCCTACGATTATGGCCCGCAAGCCTTCGCCTGCAGCTCCTCTTGCCCTCATCAAACTCAGATAGGGGATGAAATCTGGGAGGACATAAGACTCAaaatcactcaaaaactcaattcaaaaaaatataataaataaaagaaaccaaaagagtAAGCACTCAAAATCCCACCTTCACACagaaatgcaaaagaaaatggTAGAAACAGCAAAGATAGGAGGCAGATAATTTGAAAGAAACTCaaatttcagaaaataaaatgataggataACCATTCTAAGAAACAATAAAACTCATGAAAAGCAAACATTGAATCTTTCCCATTTGGGAAAACAAAACATTTTCTTCAATTCCAAATaccataaatgagaaatatCAATCAGAAAGCTAAGAGCTGAGCCGCTTACATCTAGCATCAAATCAGGGGGAAAAAATTTTGAACAATAAATGATGGTGTCAGAGAAGAATAGAAGCAAAAAGAGATGAGCTATACCTGCTGCACTGCTGGCAGAACCTCTGCATCTGCTTCGCAACAAGAGCTTTGCTTGTCTTGCTATGAGGCTCGCACACCTTATGCCGGCGATGGTAATCCTTGGCGCCCGAGAGATCAGCCTTACAATCATCGACCTGACACATTGGGTAGTTCCCGCCGCTGCCCGGCGAGCCAGAACGCACCCTCTTGCTCGGCCTCACCACCGGCGCCGCCTCCACAGCATACGACCCACCTCCGAGCTTCAAAGTGAGGTTCTCCCCAACCTCGTTCACGCCTTTGGAGCCATCAtcccctttcttcttcttctccggtTCGGGGGCGACCTTCGCGGGCGGATTGGCGGTTCCGAGAGAGAGGGTTTCTGAAGGTTTCGCGGAGAAGCTCACGCTATCCCAATCCCACATCCTAGGGTTCCAGTTGGAGTTCGGGTTCAAAGCGCTGGGGGGCAACTGGTTGTGAAGGTAGCTAGGGTTTTGCCACGGCAAATCTCGCTTTTTGGGGACTGGGGGCTCGTGGAAGCGGCCAGCGAGAGGCTGGTGAATGAACATGGGCGGAGCTACCTGCGCCC
This portion of the Dioscorea cayenensis subsp. rotundata cultivar TDr96_F1 chromosome 3, TDr96_F1_v2_PseudoChromosome.rev07_lg8_w22 25.fasta, whole genome shotgun sequence genome encodes:
- the LOC120249393 gene encoding squamosa promoter-binding-like protein 15, with the protein product MEREVGAQVAPPMFIHQPLAGRFHEPPVPKKRDLPWQNPSYLHNQLPPSALNPNSNWNPRMWDWDSVSFSAKPSETLSLGTANPPAKVAPEPEKKKKGDDGSKGVNEVGENLTLKLGGGSYAVEAAPVVRPSKRVRSGSPGSGGNYPMCQVDDCKADLSGAKDYHRRHKVCEPHSKTSKALVAKQMQRFCQQCSRFHPLSEFDEGKRSCRRRLAGHNRRRRKTQPEDASSRLLLPGSQENGTKPGVDLVNLLSILTRLQGTNAAKLANVSPLPDKNQLVQIISKLNALPHPNSAAKLPVPERFDLNVAQASPQVPSEPPPRIEGNPSASSTMDLLAVLSAALAGSAPHALASLSQGSNDNKAKIRCADSSSDVVSQNNLLQMLPPAGQGMSSSAAKSTLEVCKPPAQEARSNLTFQLFNSVEDDSPPKFASSRKYLSSESSNPMEERSPSSSPPVAQKLFPLHPAAEGMKNKRMVGSRDDSMALEASTSYGCTAPLELFKDPERRVENGAVHSHLYHPSCTSSSGSDHSPSSSNSDAQDRTDRIIFKLFDKDPGALPGTLRGEILNWLSSSPSEMESYIRPGCVVLSVYVSMPSVAWDELEDDLHHRVNSLIQCSGNEFWRKGRFLVRTSRQLVSHKDGKIHLSKSWKAWSAPELISVSPVAIVGGQEASLVLRGRNLTVPGTKIHCTYMGGYTSKEVLGSAYPGTIYDDSSSESFSFPGGSPNTFGRCFIEVENGFKGNSFPIIIADATICQELRGLESEIEDQIGMTDLILEDPLQDHGRPRSRDDVLHFLNELGWLFQRTNRLSISPFENFSSTRFKFLLTFSVDRDLCALMRKILDILAERSLKSQSLVQESLNMLSEVQLLSRAVKRKCWRMINLLLHYSVTGGIDASKLYPFLPNMSGPGGLTPLHLAACTQDSDEIVDALTNDPQQIGLNCWNSIQDDNGQTPFSYASMRSYHSYNTLVTRKLEDWKNGQVSITVQTEDTTGETKQCNARPLYARSCAQCASIDVGRIRPTVRSRGLLQRPYVHSMLAIAAVCVCVCLFFRGSPDLGCVAPFKWENLDYGPR